A genomic region of Methylobacterium durans contains the following coding sequences:
- the leuS gene encoding leucine--tRNA ligase: protein MTNAATPSTALERYNAKESEPRWRKAWDEARLFETQNDDPRPKYYVLEMFPYPSGRIHMGHVRNYAMGDVVARYKRAKGFNVLHPMGWDAFGLPAENAAMERGVNPRDWTYANIAAMRTQLQSMGLSLDWSREIATCDPDYYKHQQRMFLDFLKAGLVTRRTAKVNWDPVDHTVLANEQVIDGRGWRSGALVESRELTQWFFKITDFADDLLSALDRLDRWPEKVRLMQKNWIGRSEGLEVRFRLAEPPPGADGTVTVYTTRPDTLFGAKFLAIAGDHPLAATLAAGNPELQVFIEECRRTGTAQAAIDTAEKLGFDTGLKVHHPLDPDWLLPVYVANFVLMEYGTGAVFGCPAHDQRDLDFANKYGLGNTPVVCPDGQDPASFVITDTAYDGEGRLINSRFLDGMSTEAAFAAVADRLEAEAIGDEPVARRKVQFRLRDWGVSRQRYWGCPIPIIHCESCGPVPVPIEDLPVKLPEEVSFDVPGNPLERDTAWRNVSCPQCGGPARRETDTMDTFVDSSWYYARFTAPWLTDAPTERGAVDHWLAVDQYIGGIEHAILHLLYARFFMRAMKATEWSGVAEPFAGLFTQGMVVHETYKDAAGAWVQPADIRLVSEGGERRAFHVKTEAPVSIGPIEKMSKSKKNVVDPDDIIASYGADTARWFMLSDSPPERDVIWTEEGVQGAARFVQRVWRLVNAAALAQGSGGAADADLRKAAHKALAAVEEDVERLRFNRCVAHIYTLANALEEGLRATVSAAAAGEAAGILVQLIAPMMPHLAESSWALLGRTGLVAEAAWPEADRALLVEDEITLPVQINGKKRADVTVPRDADAAAVEAATLALDPVQRALEGRAPRKVIVVPGRIVNLVV, encoded by the coding sequence ATGACGAACGCCGCAACCCCGTCCACCGCTCTGGAGCGCTACAACGCCAAGGAGTCCGAGCCGCGCTGGCGGAAGGCCTGGGACGAGGCCCGCCTGTTCGAGACGCAGAACGACGATCCGCGCCCGAAATACTACGTGCTGGAGATGTTCCCCTATCCGTCCGGGCGCATCCACATGGGCCACGTGCGCAACTACGCGATGGGCGACGTGGTGGCCCGCTACAAGCGCGCCAAGGGGTTCAACGTGCTCCACCCGATGGGCTGGGACGCGTTCGGCCTGCCGGCCGAGAACGCCGCGATGGAGCGGGGCGTCAACCCGCGGGACTGGACCTACGCCAACATCGCGGCGATGCGGACGCAATTGCAGTCGATGGGCCTGTCGCTGGACTGGAGCCGGGAGATCGCGACCTGCGATCCCGACTATTACAAGCACCAGCAGCGGATGTTCCTGGACTTCCTGAAGGCCGGGCTCGTCACGCGCCGCACCGCCAAGGTGAACTGGGATCCGGTCGATCACACCGTTCTCGCCAACGAGCAGGTGATCGACGGGCGCGGCTGGCGCTCGGGCGCGCTCGTGGAGAGCCGCGAGCTGACGCAGTGGTTCTTCAAGATCACGGACTTCGCCGACGACCTCCTCTCGGCCCTCGATCGCCTCGACCGCTGGCCGGAGAAGGTCCGGCTGATGCAGAAGAACTGGATCGGCCGCTCGGAGGGGCTTGAGGTGCGCTTCCGCCTCGCCGAGCCGCCGCCGGGTGCGGACGGGACGGTCACGGTCTACACGACGCGCCCCGACACCCTGTTCGGCGCGAAGTTCCTGGCGATCGCGGGCGACCATCCGCTCGCCGCGACGCTGGCTGCCGGAAACCCGGAGCTGCAGGTCTTCATCGAGGAATGCCGCCGTACCGGCACGGCGCAGGCCGCAATCGACACGGCCGAGAAGCTCGGCTTCGACACCGGGCTGAAGGTCCACCATCCCCTCGATCCGGACTGGCTGCTGCCGGTCTACGTCGCGAATTTCGTGCTGATGGAGTACGGCACCGGCGCCGTCTTCGGCTGCCCGGCCCACGACCAGCGCGACCTCGACTTCGCCAACAAGTACGGCCTTGGCAACACGCCCGTAGTCTGCCCGGATGGGCAGGACCCTGCGAGCTTCGTGATCACCGACACCGCCTATGATGGGGAGGGGCGCCTCATCAATTCGCGCTTCCTCGACGGGATGAGCACGGAGGCCGCGTTCGCCGCTGTCGCCGACCGCCTGGAGGCCGAGGCGATCGGCGACGAGCCGGTGGCGCGCCGCAAGGTGCAGTTCCGCCTGCGCGACTGGGGCGTCTCGCGCCAGCGCTACTGGGGCTGCCCGATCCCGATCATCCATTGCGAATCCTGCGGGCCCGTGCCGGTGCCGATCGAGGACTTGCCGGTGAAGCTTCCCGAGGAGGTCTCGTTCGACGTGCCAGGCAACCCGCTGGAGCGGGATACCGCTTGGCGCAACGTCTCCTGCCCGCAATGCGGAGGGCCGGCCCGCCGCGAGACCGACACGATGGACACCTTCGTCGACTCGTCGTGGTACTATGCCCGGTTCACGGCACCCTGGCTCACGGACGCTCCGACGGAGCGAGGTGCTGTCGATCACTGGCTCGCCGTCGACCAGTATATCGGCGGCATCGAGCACGCGATCCTGCACCTGCTCTACGCCCGCTTCTTCATGCGCGCCATGAAGGCGACGGAATGGTCGGGCGTGGCCGAGCCCTTCGCCGGCCTGTTCACGCAGGGCATGGTCGTCCACGAGACCTACAAGGACGCGGCCGGCGCCTGGGTGCAGCCGGCCGACATCCGCCTCGTCAGCGAGGGCGGGGAGCGACGCGCGTTTCACGTGAAAACCGAGGCGCCCGTCTCGATCGGCCCGATCGAGAAGATGTCCAAGTCGAAAAAGAATGTCGTCGATCCCGACGACATCATCGCGAGCTACGGTGCCGACACTGCCCGCTGGTTCATGCTCTCGGACTCGCCGCCCGAGCGCGACGTGATCTGGACCGAGGAGGGTGTCCAAGGGGCGGCCCGCTTCGTCCAGCGGGTCTGGCGCCTCGTCAACGCGGCCGCCCTCGCGCAGGGGTCGGGCGGCGCCGCCGATGCTGACCTCCGCAAGGCTGCCCACAAGGCGCTGGCCGCCGTCGAGGAGGATGTGGAGCGGCTGCGCTTCAACCGCTGCGTGGCGCACATCTACACCCTGGCGAACGCGCTGGAGGAGGGGCTGCGCGCCACCGTTTCAGCCGCCGCGGCCGGGGAGGCGGCCGGCATCCTGGTACAGCTCATCGCGCCGATGATGCCGCATCTCGCCGAGAGTTCCTGGGCACTGCTCGGCCGCACGGGCCTCGTTGCGGAGGCCGCCTGGCCCGAAGCCGACCGCGCCCTCCTCGTCGAGGACGAGATCACCCTCCCCGTCCAGATCAACGGCAAGAAACGCGCGGACGTCACCGTCCCGCGGGACGCCGACGCAGCAGCGGTGGAGGCGGCGACGCTCGCGCTCGATCCGGTGCAGCGAGCGCTGGAGGGCCGTGCGCCGCGCAAGGTGATCGTGGTGCCGGGCCGGATCGTGAATCTCGTGGTCTGA
- a CDS encoding YggS family pyridoxal phosphate-dependent enzyme: MTETVDSQHADVVAGLEEVRAGIRRAAEDSERDPARIHLIAVSKTVPADGIRPALEAGQRLFGENYVQEARAKWPALREAYPDAELHLIGPLQSNKAREAVALFDVIHSLDRLSLAAALAKEIAREGRAPKLLIQVNTGDEPQKGGISPAQVDVLLAECRDTHGLAINGLMCIPPAEDPPSAHFALLAAIAARHNLPILSMGMSADYPAAIQMGATHVRVGTAIFGARPKP, encoded by the coding sequence ATGACCGAGACCGTAGATTCGCAGCACGCCGATGTCGTGGCCGGGCTCGAGGAGGTGCGGGCGGGCATCCGCCGGGCGGCCGAGGATTCGGAGCGCGACCCCGCCCGCATCCACCTGATCGCGGTCTCGAAGACCGTTCCGGCCGACGGCATTCGCCCGGCGCTGGAGGCCGGGCAGCGGCTCTTCGGCGAGAACTACGTGCAGGAGGCCCGCGCCAAGTGGCCGGCGCTCCGGGAGGCCTATCCGGACGCCGAGCTTCACCTGATCGGGCCGCTTCAGTCGAACAAGGCCCGCGAGGCGGTCGCCCTGTTCGACGTGATCCACTCCCTCGACAGGCTCTCGCTCGCGGCGGCGCTCGCCAAGGAGATCGCGCGCGAAGGCCGCGCGCCGAAGCTCCTCATACAGGTCAATACCGGCGACGAGCCGCAGAAGGGCGGCATCTCGCCCGCCCAGGTCGACGTGCTGCTCGCCGAGTGCCGCGACACGCACGGGCTCGCGATCAACGGGCTGATGTGCATCCCCCCGGCCGAGGACCCGCCCTCGGCCCACTTCGCCCTGCTCGCCGCCATCGCCGCACGCCACAACCTGCCGATCCTGTCGATGGGCATGAGCGCCGACTATCCGGCCGCGATCCAGATGGGCGCGACCCATGTGCGGGTCGGGACCGCCATCTTCGGGGCGCGTCCGAAGCCGTAG
- a CDS encoding MarR family winged helix-turn-helix transcriptional regulator has protein sequence MDEKLTLTPCHCLAVRQAARQVTQLYDRHLAPTGLRATQFALLSVLDRLGSLAVHELAAHLVMDRTATGRALRPLERDGLVRIGPGRDARTRALSLTPAGHDRLEGARPLWEQAQSAFQAEYGEAEADALRRALGRVVGRLPEPQEGRQA, from the coding sequence ATGGACGAGAAGCTGACGCTGACGCCTTGCCACTGCCTCGCGGTTCGGCAGGCGGCGCGGCAGGTCACCCAACTCTACGACCGGCATCTCGCGCCGACCGGGCTCCGGGCGACGCAATTCGCCCTGCTCTCCGTCCTCGACCGGCTGGGTTCACTCGCGGTGCACGAACTCGCCGCCCATCTCGTCATGGATCGCACGGCCACGGGCCGCGCCCTGCGGCCGCTGGAGCGCGATGGCCTCGTCCGGATCGGCCCGGGGCGCGACGCGCGCACGCGCGCCCTCAGCCTGACGCCGGCCGGTCATGACCGCCTTGAGGGCGCCCGGCCGCTCTGGGAGCAGGCCCAATCCGCCTTTCAGGCGGAGTACGGCGAGGCCGAGGCCGACGCCCTGCGCCGCGCGCTGGGGCGGGTGGTCGGGCGGCTGCCGGAGCCGCAGGAAGGCAGGCAAGCCTGA
- a CDS encoding MFS transporter, whose amino-acid sequence MTGPVAEGALPRFFAQRRIHYGWVVAATTFLTMLVTAGAVGAPGVLILPLQKEFGWSTAEISSALAIRLVLFGLMGPFAAALMNAYGPRRIVLSALALIGASLAASLAMERVWQLVLLWGIGVGLGTGLTALVLGATVATRWFSQRRGLVVGLLTASSATGQLIVLPLLAGLTEAHGWRAALLLICGLLGLAALAVFLLMRDSPEEIGLTPYGERAPAAATVAPVPSQVGAVAVLREAARTRVFWILFATFFICGASTNGLIQTHFVPLCADFGLRPVEAASVLAAMGVFDFVGTVASGWLSDRYNNRWLLFWYYGLRGLSLLALPFTDFSFLGLSLFAVFYGLDWIATVPPTVKLTAARFGRARANLVFGWVFAGHQLGAAAAAYGAGLSRSELASYLPAFFIAGALCLVGAALILVIGRPRSEGALLPNAVPAN is encoded by the coding sequence ATGACCGGACCCGTCGCCGAGGGGGCGCTGCCCCGGTTCTTCGCGCAGCGCCGCATCCATTATGGCTGGGTGGTGGCAGCCACGACCTTCCTGACGATGCTCGTGACGGCGGGCGCGGTGGGAGCACCGGGCGTCCTGATCCTTCCGCTGCAAAAGGAATTCGGCTGGAGCACCGCCGAGATCTCCTCGGCGCTCGCCATACGCCTCGTGCTGTTCGGCCTGATGGGCCCCTTCGCGGCGGCCCTGATGAACGCCTACGGGCCCCGTCGCATCGTCCTGTCCGCCCTCGCCCTGATCGGCGCGAGCCTCGCGGCCTCGCTGGCCATGGAGCGCGTCTGGCAGCTCGTGCTGCTCTGGGGCATCGGCGTCGGCCTCGGCACCGGTCTGACCGCCCTCGTCCTCGGCGCGACGGTCGCGACCCGCTGGTTCTCGCAGCGGCGCGGCCTCGTCGTCGGCCTGCTGACCGCGAGTTCCGCGACGGGCCAGCTCATCGTGCTGCCGCTGCTCGCCGGCCTCACGGAGGCGCATGGCTGGCGGGCGGCCCTCCTTCTCATCTGCGGCCTGCTCGGGCTCGCGGCCCTGGCCGTGTTCCTGCTGATGCGGGACAGCCCGGAGGAGATCGGGCTGACGCCCTACGGCGAGCGCGCCCCAGCAGCCGCCACGGTCGCGCCGGTCCCGTCCCAGGTCGGTGCCGTCGCGGTTCTGCGGGAGGCGGCGCGCACCCGCGTCTTCTGGATCCTGTTCGCCACGTTCTTCATCTGCGGCGCCAGCACCAACGGGCTGATCCAGACCCATTTCGTGCCGCTCTGCGCCGATTTCGGCCTGCGCCCGGTCGAGGCGGCGAGCGTGCTGGCGGCGATGGGCGTGTTCGACTTCGTCGGCACGGTCGCCTCCGGCTGGCTGTCGGACCGTTACAACAATCGCTGGCTCCTGTTCTGGTATTACGGCCTGCGCGGCCTCTCGCTGCTGGCGCTGCCCTTCACCGACTTCTCGTTCCTGGGCCTCTCGCTGTTCGCGGTCTTCTACGGGCTCGACTGGATCGCCACGGTGCCGCCGACCGTGAAGCTCACCGCCGCCCGGTTCGGACGGGCACGCGCGAACCTCGTCTTCGGCTGGGTCTTCGCCGGCCACCAGCTCGGTGCGGCGGCCGCTGCCTACGGGGCCGGCCTGTCGCGCTCGGAGCTCGCCAGTTATTTGCCGGCTTTCTTCATCGCCGGCGCCCTCTGCCTCGTCGGCGCGGCCCTGATCCTCGTGATTGGGCGACCCCGGAGCGAGGGCGCACTCCTGCCAAACGCTGTGCCGGCTAACTGA
- a CDS encoding L,D-transpeptidase family protein: protein MRLRRTSLPSLRVRPVIGDPTRGHLIAGPTVISCALGRSGLTRTKREGDGASPRARLRLLGGFYRADHFGARPRTNLMLRPTGRQDGWCDDPRDRRYNRPIRLPAPGVSAEELWRSDGLYDLVVDLDWNRGPIRPGRGSAIFLHVARPGYLPTEGCVALKRADLVRLLRRLGPRTRLRIG, encoded by the coding sequence ATGCGTTTGAGACGGACAAGCCTGCCGAGCCTGCGCGTCCGGCCCGTCATCGGCGATCCGACCCGCGGCCACCTCATCGCCGGGCCGACGGTCATCTCCTGCGCCCTCGGGCGCTCCGGCCTCACCCGCACGAAGCGGGAGGGCGACGGCGCCTCGCCGAGGGCGCGCCTTCGCCTGCTCGGCGGCTTCTACCGGGCGGACCATTTCGGGGCCCGGCCGCGGACGAACCTGATGCTGCGTCCGACGGGGCGGCAGGACGGCTGGTGCGACGACCCGCGCGACCGGCGCTACAACCGCCCGATCCGGCTCCCCGCTCCGGGTGTGAGTGCAGAGGAACTCTGGCGCTCGGACGGCCTCTACGACCTCGTCGTCGATCTCGACTGGAACCGCGGGCCGATCCGCCCCGGGCGCGGCTCGGCGATCTTCCTGCACGTCGCGCGGCCGGGCTACCTGCCGACGGAGGGCTGCGTGGCGTTGAAGCGGGCGGACCTCGTGCGCCTGTTGCGGCGGCTCGGTCCGCGGACGCGCCTCCGCATCGGCTGA
- a CDS encoding response regulator transcription factor yields MPNPHRILICDDDATLRETLTEQLDLYDEFIVLSEADATGAINRVADDRVDLAVMDVGLPDLDGREAVRAMRRNGFRGPVIMLTAQDSEEDTVEGLEAGANDYVTKPFKFAVLLARIRAHLRQHEASEDAIFQIGPYTFRPGAKLLVGERGSKLKLTEKETAILRFLYRAGREVVGRDTLLAEVWGYNAHVTTHTLETHIYRLRQKIEPNPATAAILVTEGGGYKLLP; encoded by the coding sequence ATGCCGAACCCCCATCGCATTCTGATCTGCGACGACGACGCGACGCTTCGCGAGACGCTGACCGAGCAGCTCGATCTCTACGACGAATTCATCGTGCTGAGCGAGGCTGACGCCACCGGCGCGATCAACCGGGTCGCCGACGACCGCGTCGACCTCGCGGTGATGGATGTGGGCCTGCCCGACCTCGACGGGCGCGAGGCCGTGCGGGCGATGCGCCGGAACGGCTTCCGCGGCCCCGTGATCATGCTCACCGCCCAGGATTCGGAGGAGGACACGGTCGAGGGGCTGGAGGCGGGCGCCAACGACTACGTGACCAAGCCCTTCAAGTTCGCCGTGCTCCTCGCCCGCATCCGGGCGCATCTGCGCCAGCACGAGGCGAGCGAGGACGCGATCTTCCAGATCGGACCCTACACGTTCCGGCCCGGAGCGAAGCTTCTCGTGGGCGAGCGCGGCTCCAAGCTGAAGCTCACCGAGAAGGAGACCGCGATCCTGCGCTTCCTCTACCGCGCGGGGCGCGAGGTGGTGGGCCGCGACACGCTCCTCGCCGAGGTCTGGGGCTACAACGCCCACGTCACCACCCACACCCTCGAGACCCACATCTACCGCCTGCGCCAGAAGATCGAGCCGAACCCGGCGACCGCGGCGATCCTCGTGACGGAGGGCGGCGGCTACAAGCTGCTGCCCTGA
- the dapD gene encoding 2,3,4,5-tetrahydropyridine-2,6-dicarboxylate N-succinyltransferase, translating to MSHADLATTIETAWEERAGIDTGTRGPVREAVDEALALLDSGRARVAEKVDGDWQVNQWLKKAVLLSFRLNDMAPIQGGPGGAPWWDKVPSKFEGWDEAAFRQAGFRAVPGCFVRRGSFIAPGAVLMPSFINLGAHVGRGTMVDTWVTIGSCAQVGENCHISGGAGIAGVLEPLQANPVIIEDNCFVGARAEVAEGVIIGEGSVLSMGVYIGASTKIIDRTTGEVSYGRVPPYSVVVSGTTPGKPLPDGSPGPSLYCVVIVKRVDAGTRAKTGINELLRT from the coding sequence ATGTCCCACGCCGACCTCGCGACCACCATCGAAACCGCCTGGGAGGAGCGCGCCGGCATCGACACGGGCACGCGCGGTCCCGTGCGCGAGGCCGTGGACGAGGCGCTGGCGCTCCTCGATTCCGGCCGGGCGCGGGTCGCCGAGAAGGTCGACGGCGACTGGCAGGTGAATCAGTGGCTCAAGAAGGCCGTCCTGCTCTCGTTCCGCCTCAACGACATGGCGCCGATCCAGGGTGGCCCCGGCGGCGCGCCCTGGTGGGACAAGGTGCCCTCGAAGTTCGAGGGCTGGGACGAGGCCGCCTTCCGGCAGGCGGGCTTCCGGGCCGTTCCGGGCTGCTTCGTGCGCCGCGGCTCCTTCATCGCGCCGGGCGCGGTCCTGATGCCCTCCTTCATCAACCTCGGGGCGCATGTCGGCCGCGGTACCATGGTCGACACCTGGGTGACGATCGGCTCCTGCGCGCAGGTCGGCGAGAATTGCCACATCTCGGGCGGCGCCGGCATTGCGGGCGTGCTGGAGCCGCTCCAGGCCAACCCCGTCATCATCGAGGACAATTGCTTCGTCGGCGCCCGCGCCGAGGTGGCCGAGGGCGTGATCATCGGCGAGGGCAGCGTGCTCTCGATGGGCGTCTATATCGGCGCCTCCACCAAGATCATCGACCGCACCACGGGCGAGGTCTCCTACGGCCGCGTGCCGCCCTATTCCGTGGTCGTCTCCGGCACGACCCCCGGCAAGCCGCTGCCGGACGGCAGCCCCGGCCCGAGCCTCTACTGCGTCGTCATCGTCAAGCGGGTCGATGCGGGCACGCGGGCCAAGACCGGCATCAACGAGCTCCTGCGGACCTGA